The DNA region GTGAAAATCGTTGACGTCGTCGATGTAGACAAAATCGCGGCGTTTTTCCCCGGAGCCATAGATCGTCGGACGCTTGCCCTTGAGAAGTTTGATGATGAAAGCGCTCATGACCGGCGGGATCGTGCGCCGGTAGTCTTGCCGCGGGCCGTACACGCAAAAATAACGCAAAGCTGTCGTTCGCATGCCGTAATAGCGCCGGTACGCATCAGCAAATGCCATTCCAGCCAGCTTGCTCACGGCGTAAAAGCTCTCCGGGCGCACGTCGCTTTCAGGAGTAGGCAGCAAACTCGAACCTTCGTACAACGCCGATGATTCAGCGTAGATGACTTTTCCGACTCCGCCCCGCCGCGCCGCCTCAAACACATTAACGGTACCCGTCACGTTGAAATCGCTCGTTTCAACCGGATCGGCTTGGCAATCGGCGATGCAGTTCTTCGCCGCGAGGTGAAACAGGACGTCCGCGCCCTTAACCAGCGGATAGATCTGCGGCGAGCGTATGTCAACGCGGTGAAAGTCAGCCGTGCTGGGTACTTGCTCGCGCACGCCATAAGCAAGGCTGTCGATCGCGATCACCCGGTAGCCCTCATTCAAGAGCCGGTCCGCCAGATTGCTGCCGATGAACCCGGCTGCGCCCGTGACGACGGCCGTCTTACCCGGCATGAATGAATCCCGAGTCTGCGCCGGCGGGAGCCACGAGATGCGGCTCCTCGCGCTCGAGCGCGCGCGGGGCCTTGCGCATGAAGGCCCATTTCATCCTGGCCAGCTCTTTGAAGTTCCGGATAGTTCCTTTGATCGGATCGTATCGCGTGTCTGCGTCGTTGCTCCAAATGACCGGAAACTCAAGAATGCGGTAGCCGTGCTTGAGGGCGCGAAGAATGATCTCTACGTCAAACATGAACCCATCGGTAATCGCCTCTGAGAACAACTGGCGCGCAACCTCCCGCTTATACAGTTTGAAGCCGCATTGCGTATCCGCAATGTACCGCGGCACGCCCATGACCGCGTGCACGACTCCCCGGTATACCAGCGACCCCGCTTTGCGATAGAACGGCTGCTCCTTGCGGATGCTTCCGCGCATCCGTCGCGAGCCGTTAGCGATATCGCACATGTCCAGCTCGAGCATTTTTATGCCAATCGTCGCGATCTCATAGGGAACGCAAAGGCCCGAGTCCGCAAACATGACGATGTCACCGCGGGCTCGCAGCATCCCAAGCGCCAGCGCATGGCCCTTTCCGCGATTTCGCTCGTAGGACAAGACGAGTAGCTCCGGATGCTCTCTCTCGAAGGATGCCGCAGCTTCCGCGGTGCCATCCGCCGAGCCGTCGTCCACGACGATGATTTCGCCGGCGATCGAGTTCTCGCGCAAGAAATCGCTTGCGGCGCGGATGTCCGCGCCGATTTTCGTGGATTCCTTATACGCGGGTATGACGATGCTCAACCCGATGCGGCCCTGGGTCATATCCTATCCTTCGAACTAGGCCCTGAGAATTCGTTTTATCTGCGCCGAGATGCCGGCCCCGAACGTCAGGTAACGATGTCCCAAGAAGCCCAGCGGGACGTTTATCGCGATGGCGAGCAGCTTCGCGAGGAGCGGCGTTAAGCCGAAGACCCGGAAGGCGACCTCGACGACCCCCAAGCTGATAAGCCACAGAACGAAAGCGACCGCCAAATACGTGCTGAGCTGGCTCCCGACGGTGCGGTCGTGAGAGCGAAAATTCAGATACTTATTTAACGTGAAGTGCGCCGAAATCGCCAGCCCATACGACAGCGTCACCGCCAGCGCGAGAGCAAGACCCGCGCGCATGAACAATTGAAAGCTGCCGATATCGACGCAGAAAACGGTTCCGCCGATGGCGAGGTAGCGTGCGAACTGCCAGCGGATGGCCGCACTGTGAAAAGCCGGCTGTAACATTGGCGGAGTTAGGCTGGAGCCGGGGGCGTCTCGGCGCGCCGCCGGTGGAGCGGCACGCTGCTGTTGACGAGCAAGTTGCTCACCACGCGCGACCCCGTGAAATCCATTCCCCAGTCAAGCCTGGCGAAGCCCTTGCTCGCCATATACTCCGTCAGGACGCGGCCGCCGCGAGGACAGTACAGCATCATGAATCCGCCGCCTCCCGCGCCGGCGACTTTACCGCCGGTGACGCCGAACTCGCGGCGCACGTGCTCATAAAGCTCTTCCATGGCGTTCACGGTTATCTTTGAAGACATCCGCTTCTTGGCCAGCCAGTGGTCGTGCATCAAGTGCCCGAACTTATCGAAATTTCCGGCGCGCATCGCTTTTCCGATCTCTTTACCGATGGCGGCAATCTCGACAAGAGCACTTTCCACCGAGGGCTTACCGTTCGAAGGCGCGCTAGAGCGCAGCGCCTCGTTTTGCTCCTTCAAGATATCCGTTGTGTCGCGACGCACGTTCGTATAGTACAAGTGCGTTTTCGAAACGAATTCCGCGAGAAGGTAGGGTGAGAGCTCCAAGCGGGTTGCGGTTACGGTGCCGTCCGGATCGATGACGAGTTCAGTCAATCCGCCGTAGGCTGCCATAAATTGGTCTTGCTTCCCAATCGGCTTTTTCAACGTTCCGAGCTCGATCTCGCACGCTTCCTCCGCAAGGTCTTGCGAGGTCGTCGGCATCTGGCAGTAGGCGCGTAAAGCGTTGAGGAGTCCCACGAGATAGCAGCTCGAGGAGCCAAGGCCGGTTCCAGCCGGCAGGTCGGCCAGCGAAGCGATCTCGATTGCGTCGGTGACGCCGTGGAACAACAACGCTTCGCGCGCCAGCTCGTGGCGCAAGAGATGCGCGCTGGAGACGGTCTCGCTTTGCGTATAGTGCAAACGCACGAGCCGGTCTGCGAGCGGGACGTTGAGCGCGACGTACATATACTTGTCGATGCCGGCGGCCAAAATATAGCCGCCGTGCTTTTCGTAAAAGCTCGGCAAGTCGGTGCCGCCTCCACCCAGGGTAATCCTAAAAGGCGTGCGCGTTACGATCATGGTGCGCTGAGGTTTTGGTTAGCGGGCGCCGGCGGCGACCGTAACCCGCGCGGCTTCTTTGCTGGAACGATACCAATTGATCGTTTCGCGCAGGCCGTCGGTGAACGACGTCGATGCCGTAAAGCCGAAGTACTCGCGCGCGCGTGTGACATCAAGCTGCCTGCGCGGCTGCCCGTTCGGCTTGAGCGCGTCGAAAACAATGTCGCCGTCAAACTCGCAGAGCGCGGCGATCGTTTCGACGAGGTCCTTAATCGAAATCTCCTCGCCGCTTCCCAGGTTCACCGGCTCAGCTCCGTCATACCGCTCGGCGGCCAGCACTAAGCCGCGCGCGGCGTCCGGCGCGTACAGAAATTCACGGGTCGGCGAACCGTCGCCCCAGACGACAATTTCCTTGTCGCCTCGCTCCTTAGCCTCAACACATTTGCGAATCAGAGCCGGAATAACGTGTGAGCTCTGCGGATCGAAATTATCGCGTGGGCCGTAGAGATTTACCGGAAGCAGATAGATGGCGTTCATCCCATACTGCTCGCGATAGGCTTGGCACTGCACCAGCAAAGCCTTTTTCGCGATCCCGTACGGCGCATTCGTTTCTTCCGGGTACCCGTCCCAGAGCGACTCTTCATTAAACGGAGTCGGCGCAAACTTCGGGTAGGCGCAAATCGTTCCGACAACGATCGTTTTTTCCACGCCGTTCAAGCGTGCTTGCTCGATCAGTTGGATGCCCATCATAGCGTTGGCATAGAAGAATGACCCGGGGTTTTCCTTATTCGCGCCTATGCCGCCAACGAGAGCTGCTAGATGGAAGAGCACGTCGGGGCGCGCATGCGCAAACATACGCCGCACTCCCTCAGCGGTCGTCAAGTCATAGTCCGCACGCCGAGGCACGAAGACCTCGCGAGCTCCCAAACGGTAAAGTTCCTCGACTACAAAAGAGCCGAGGAAACCTGAACCGCCGGTGACACAAACGCGTTTGGTCGCCAGATTCATTGCGGCATTATTGTACAACGCTGGGCCAAAAGAACCTAGCACTGAGACCGGTCTAAGGCCGTTCTGCCTGAGCCATAACGGAACGTTAACGGCGCCTAAATAAAAGTGCGCTCTTTGCGAGCCGCCCAAGCAAGCTGGCGCCGTCTCAAAATGCTTTGTAGACGATATGCGCCGAAGGGGCATTGAGAATCACGGCAACCGAGACGACAACGACGGCGAGCGTCGTGCACCAGGCTGCACGAACGTACCGTGAGGCGAGGGGCGAGCCCGCGCCCGTAAGCGTCAGCCACGATTCCTCGAGGTATTTCAAGCCCGTCAGTAGCAGGGCGGCGCTACTCAGAACGAGCCCAGTTGCCAGCAGAACCGCCGGGGCGCCCAAGATCCGTGCGAACTCGGCGAGCTGCACCCAGCTCGACCAAAACCAGAGCATCGCAAAAGCGAACCACCAGAACGTCAGGCCTCGTGACGCCGCCGCGTAGAACGAGTTCGCGCGCAGAGCGCGATACCGGGCAGCCCCGAGCAATTGCGTCAGGAGAATCTGGTGCAATTTGTTAACACTTACGCCCAGCCCCAGCAGAACGCCGAAGACAACGAACATCGATGTACGCCCGTGCCAGAGGCCGATAAGAAAGAACGTCACAAAATAGACAAAGACTCCGAGATATGGCTCGGCGCTGCGAGACGGAAAACGGCGCATCAAGCTCAGCAGCAATGGCGAATAGACGTAGGTCTTCAGCCAATTGGAAAGCGTCATGTGCCAGCGGCCCCAAAATTCGATGAAGCTCGTCGCGATGAACGGGCGATTAAAATTCTCCGGAAGCTCCAGCCGCAAGAAACGCGCGGTTCCGATCACAAAGTCCATGTAGCCCGAAAAATTGATATATACGTAGACAGGAAAAATAGACAAAACCAACGCACCATCGACGACTCTCTGAGCCGGTGAAAGGTGCGGCGTTAACGCGTGCACCACTACAGTCTGCGCATAGAAAAGAAGCGGCGAAAGAACGCTGACTTTGAAAAAGCCGGCCACGATTCGCTCTAGCGCCCTGCCCACCGCGGCCTGATCTAGCGCTGCCGGCTGCACGCTTTCCGTCCGTAGATAGTCCGGGTAGAGCTGAATCGGGCCGGAAACTAGACTTGTGAAATTTAAAGTGTAGTTCGCGTACGAGAGCAAACCGACGCGGTCCGGCAACGCATCCTGGTATGCGTCTATAACTAAGTGCAGTACGCGAAAGAATACGTACGACATTCCAACAGTAAAATAGACGATCTGCAAGAAGAGCGCGTGAGGCACAAACGTGTATTGCTTGAGCAGGCAGAAGAGAAAAATCAGTGCCGCCAGCAGAACGATAAAAACTGCTTTATTCTTATGGACCTCTACGAGCTTCATCCCGGCATACCCGAGCACGAGCAACCCTCCAAAGGGGACAAGTTGGAGCGGGCTGTGCGTAAATGTCAGCACGAATCCGATATTTGCAAGCAAGAGTATCGACCGGCGCCAAGGGGCTGCGTTCGAGATGTTGATCAGCGCCGCGACGACGGTGGCGAAGCCCAGGAACTCGAATGACGGAACGTTCACGCTAGACGGCGACGAGATCGAAGCCGTCGCGATCCACGCTCATCGGCGCGGGTGCGATCTCGGCGGACGTTTTCAATTCCCACGTCGTCGCGCCGTTCGGAGCCGTATCCAAAAGCCGAAAACCCAGTTTCGCGTAATGATCGCGCACCAAGACGTTTTTTTCAGTCGGCAGGTATCGTCCCACGAGCTTTTCAATTCCGCGTGCGCGGGCATGCGTCAAAATCTCCCGCAAGACCATTTGCTCGACGCGGCGTCCCAGCACGCGGCAGCTCATGAGCCACGTGTCGATTTCCCATGCCGACTTTGTGCCGGGCCGGCAGATGACGACGCTGATCATCCCGTTATCACCGAAACTATCTATCAGCCGCACTTGCAGCGTAAACAGCTTTGGATCGGCCTCGAATACCGCCACGTCGGCCTCTGAGTAGCGGCGAGTCGTGAGATTGAACTGATTCGACTTGTTGATCAGTTGCGCGATCCGGCTCCGACCGGTCGCATCGAAGGGCCGAAATACGATCTTCATCTCCAACGAAGCTAGGTAGCTATCTATATCTCCAGCCTGGGTTTGCAGGATGACGCGGCGGGCGTTGTCTTGATAAAAGTCGGCGCGTTTCCGATCCTCTTCCGAGAACGCAATCGTCTCGAAGTATCCGGCCGCCGCCAGCGTGCGGGCGTATAATGCCGGATCCTCGGGCAGTTCCGGTACCGCGACCTGCGGAAGCATCTTGCGAACCAGCGCTCGTTCGGCCGGGTTATCGTCGAGAAAGACCATCGACTCTACGCCGAGCGATAATTCGGTGGCGATGGCTGTGATGTTCGTCGCCTTGTCATTCCAATTTGCCTGAAAGACCGCAATGTGATTTTCGCGCAGCAGCATTTCGGGATGCTGTCTAAAGGCCGATCTCGCGATGTCATCGGCATTTTTGGATGAAACCGCAAGCACGATCCCGCGATCCCGCAGATCGAGCGCCGCTCGCTGCACGTCGAGATAAGCTTCGCCGGTTGCATCGCCCTGGCCGATGACGATTCCCTCAAGGCCATCGTCGCCTATCACGCCGCCCCAAACCGTATTGTCCAAGTCCAGGACGAGACACTTGCGGCTCTTGCCGCGAAGGGCGCCGAGTATTCGCCCAACGTGATCCGCGTAAAGCGGCAAGAACTGCGCGTCGAACGCGAATTTGCCGATGTTCCACTGCGAGGGGGAATGCCAATTCGCAAGTCCCACGGTTTGCGCGAGTGCAGCAACGTCGAAGAGGAGATCCTGCGTGTCCTTGACGCTCTCGACGAGCGCTGCATTAAAGGTTGCTGCTAAGCTGCGCAGCGTGCCGGGCACGGACCGATCCAAGCTTCCGAACGTGCTCTCGGGAAGAGCGGGTAGTGTCTGCAAGATGCTCAACGCGCCGGCGTGAGTTCGAAACCCGCGGCGCAGCGATTCGAGGAATGCGATGGAGTCCGCCACTCCGGATGAAGCCGCCTGCGGATCGTGAATTGCGGCGCGCAGAGGCAAACCTCGATGATCGAGCGCAAGCAGCACCGCATCCGGTTTTGCGCGATTAGTCAGCGAGTCTGGAGAGAGCGCTTCCTGCAGCGTCTGAGCGTAATCGGCTTTCGTGCATTCCAAATCCACGCCGTGTCGAGCCGCGGTTGCAATTAGCGCCGGGACCAGCGGCTCGAGTGTGGCATTTCCCAGAAGGCCTAGCCTCAAAGGGGCCAGCGGCGCGAGCGACCTGCCCTCGGCGCGCAGCATTTCGATCCTTGCCGCGAGTTGGCGGAGTTGACTTTCGTCAAGTGCGTAGCCGGCCAAGTGCATGATGGCCTCGCCGGGGCTCGGGCCGGAGTCCACGAGGCCTCGGCAGCGTTGGCGAAAATCGCCCGGTGGCCGCGGTAGCCACGCAAGGTTCGTGTAGAGGCCTGCGCTCACGCGACCTTTGAGTTGATCAACGTCGCGAGGTCGCCGACATTCTGTAACGAGGCAATTTGCGAGGCCGCGAAATTTACACCGAAAGCTTTCTCGACGGCAAAAATCAAACGCAGGTGAGCGAAACTGTCCCAGCCGTCAACTTGGTCGGCGGTGAGATCGGGACGGGCGACGAGCGAATCGTCATCGAACACGTTCTGCAGTATTTGCGTGAGTTTTTGATAAATCGCGTCCAGGGACATCGATGAAAGTTTTCGACGCTTCCGACCAAAACCACTTTGCCTCGCTCTCCGGGGACTGTAATCCCATACACACGGATCCGATCCTGGCCCGGCGGACGCAAGCCGGGGATTGCGTAGTACACGGCGTCCATGCCGTGCTGTGGGCGCTCGATACATTGATCGAACGACGCTTGGTCAAAGAGCCGATAGCCGCGTTGGACGTGCGGTTTCAAAAGTTCCTCTATGCCGGGGCCGGGGTCGAGATCAACGTTAGGCCTTCGGCGGACGCCTCGCTGCGCATCGAGCTTATATCGGAAGACATCATAACCACCACAATCGATGTTTTGTATGGAGAGCCGGCCGGCGAAACGCGCGCCGTACGTAATTTTGCGCCGGTGAGCTGCACGAGCCCGCAAGAGCTGGACCTGGAAAACATTGTGGGCGCTTCCGGCCGCTTGGCTAACGACGGTAGCGATCGCGTCGCGGCCGAATTCCCGCATGTTTCGCGCGCCATCGGTCCGCAGCGGGCTGCGGCAATCACACGGTTGTCGATGCTCGTAGGGATGGTGTGTCCGGGACTCAATTCCATCTTCAGCTCGTTTTCGATCCGTATGACGTCAGACGCGCCTGAAAGCGATCTTACATTTGAGGTATTCGGCGTCGACGAGCGCTTTCGCATGGCCGAGATCGCGGTAGCCGGAGCTGGGATCGCGGGAACTGTCGTCGCCTTCGTGCGCCGGCCACCTGTTCAGCAACCTAGCCTAGAGGAATTGAGACCGCTCGTCGGCGGCGATGAATTCGCCGGCACGACGGCGCTCATCGTCGGTGGTTCACGCGGCCTGGGCGCCCTGACGGGCAAGCTGATTGCGGCCGGCGGCGGACGCATTGCGCTCACTTATGCAACCGGGGAATCCGATGCGTTGGCGATCGCACAGGAAATCGGAACCGAATCGAGTCGCGTTCTTCCTTACGATGCACGCAAGGATGCCCAAGCGCAAATTGCTCGATTGGAGTGGAAGGTCGACCAGATCTACTATTTTGCGACGACGCCTATTTTTCGACAAAAGACCCGATCGTACTCACCAGCGCGCTTCTCCGAGTTCTGTGAAATATACATCGACGGCTTCGCGGATCTTTGCTCGGCGCTCCGGGCTAACGGCAATACTCCGCTGCGCGCCTTCTATCCATCGTCCATTGCGGTGAAAACAAGGCCTCGCGATCTCACCGAATACGCCATGGCAAAGGCTGGGGGTGAAATCTTGTGCGCCGACATGAACCGGTTTGTGCGCGACCTTCGCGTCTTGGTAAGGCGGCTGCCCCGTCTGCTGACCGATCAGACAGCGACGGTCATGCCGAGCGAAACTGCGGATGCCGTCGAAACGATGCTGCCGATCGTGCGCGAGATGCACGGTCCGTTCTAACGGGGCAATTCCCTTCCAAGAATCTGGGCGAGCCGAATTTGCGCGGTCGCTCTCAAGTGGGCATAGTCATAGAAATCCTTTCCGGAAAACGCCCGATCGAGATTCAGAACGCGCGCGCCGTGCCGCTCGAGCATTCGTTGCAAAAAGCGCAGGTTCTCGCCGTACTCCGGCCCATCTATATAGCTGTGCAACAGCGTGTGGTTCGTGGGCGTCATGAATGCAACGATTGGGATGCGAGCTCTGCGCAGTGCGTCGACCGTTTTTTCCAGGTAGCGTACTCCTACGTTTCCATCCGTGAGCGGAGTCAGATCGTACTCTCCCTCAAACAAATCCGCGGTCGGATGCCTCACCGGGAGCGTGTCTGGGACCGGCTGGAGCATCTCGCGGAGGTCGGCGCGCATCGCGTAGAGCACCGAGAGTGCCGACGCCACGCGACCGAGACGTATTTCCAACGAGTTGTCTTGTGCGGGCGGAATCAGCAGTTTTCGATCTGCACTTGAGAGCAAGGGAGACGCAAGATCGGCAACAGCTGGATGCAACCTCGAATAGGCGTTGTTGACTGGATTCAGAACCCGCTGATCGATTTCGAGGACGACGAGCTTGGGGCGGACTCCGTAACGCAACAGAAGGTTCGCCAACGCGTAATAATTTGGGGGACTGCTAGCCTTGAACGAGAGATTCCGGCAGCGGCAACCTTGCGACGCCAATATCGATATCGCATTCTGATTCGCCTTCAGGTAAAACCCCCACAGGACCGAGTCGCCCAGAAAGACTACCTGTGGCGGTGAAGCCGCCATGCTTTCCAATTCGCGCTGCAAATAGGCTGCAGAGAAATCTGTCGTCATCCGATCGAGATGCGGAAAATACTTCCACATGACGATATTTTGCATTACCACAAGCGCGATAACGACGCCGAACACGGTAGCAACGGTGCCGATCAACTGTCGTCGCATTATGCCGGCGACTCTAACGGAAGGTTGATCGCGTCCAAATAAAAGCGGATGGCCGTGCGAGGCACCCCGTCGAATGCGATGCGCCCCCGGTCAATACACAGCACGCGATCGCAGGACTGTTCGATGAACGCCAAGTCATGCGAAACGACCATGACGGTGGTTTGGCCGTGCCAAAAACGGTCCAGCCGCTCCTTGCATTTGCGCCTGAACTGCTCATCGCCGATCGCCAGCACTTCGTCCAGCAGCAGAATGTCGGGATCGACGTCCGTCGCGATTGCGAAACCCAGCCGGGCCGTCATGCCCGATGACAGCGTCTTAACTGGGGCCCACCTATATTGCTGCAGCTCGGCAAACTCCAGAATCTCCTCGATCCGCCCCGCCATGCGCGCTCGCGGATAGCCAAGCAGCACACCATACAGCACGACGTTGTCCTGAACGCTGAGTTCGGGATCGAAGCCGGCCCCTAGCTCGACCAGCGGTGCAAGCAGGCCGCAAGTCTGGACCGATCCGGCGGTAGGCGTCAAAATTCCGGCGATGAGCTTGAGCAGCGTGGATTTTCCGGAACCGTTCGCGCCGATCACGCCGACGCGTTCTCCGGAAACCGTGGCAACGTTCACGTCCCGCAGGACGAGCCGGCGCCCCGGCGGGCGATAGCGTCCTCGCGCGAGCGCCAGCACCGTCCGTTTGAGATCGTGCGAGAACTCGTTTTGTACCGGCCGGGCGAGGCTGACCCCGGTCATCCGTATCGTTTCGTCGCGTTCTTTCATTATAAGTAATCCATGAAACGCGGGCTCAACCGCCGGAACACGATCCATCCCACGGCGGCCAGCACGATTGCGGCACACAGCGGTTCCAGTAGCCCGAACGCGGTCGGCGGGCGGTTCAGGAAGGAAAGGCCGCGGATCGTCTCCACGATCTGCGTCAGCGGATTCCACTCGATAAACGTGCGAAAGCGCGGCGCCACGATGGCCAGCGGATAGAAGATCGGGGTGGCCACCCACGTCACAAAAATAATCAAATCGTAGACGTACGGGATGTCCCGGAAAAAGACGTAGAGCGTCGCGACGACGTAACCGGCTCCCGCCGCGAGCAAGACCAGAGACGCCAACGGGACGATGAGCGCGACGGCGTACAGCACGTTGTGCGTAATCACCAGCGTGATAACAACCAGGAACGGCACGGCGCCGCAAACCAGCTGCACGCACGTCGAGAGGAGTTGCGCCGTGGGGTAGGAGCTGAACGGCGCCCGGACCTTGTTGATAAGGCCGCTGCTGCTCACCACGGAATGCAGCATCGAGATCGTCGCCGTCGCAAAAAAACCGTTGACAGCCAGTCCAACGAAAACCGCGAGCATGTAGTAAAGCGTCGAGCCGCGGTAATACGCGGCGAACGCGTGCCCGAAGACCGCCGTGTAGACCAGCGTCATGATGAGCGGATTGAACAGCGACCATGCGACTCCAAATGCCGAACCACGGTAGCGCGTCTTGACGTTGCGCGCCGTCAGGACCGCAACGACGTCGCTGTAACGCTGAAATTGCGGGTTCAAGGTACGCGCGCGCGCGTTTCCAAACCGGTCGCCGCGACGACGTACTCGAAAAGCTCCTCGACACACCGTTCGATCGTCGTCGTGCCGGTATCTATTGTCAGTTCGGGCGATTCGGGAGCTTCATATGGCGCCGAAATGCCGGTGAAATCCGAAATCTCTCCGGCGCGGGCCCGCCGGTAGAGTCCCTTGGTGTCTCGCGCCTCGCATGTCAGCAGGTCGGCACGCAAAAAGATCTCGTGAAACCGGTCACCGGCGGCTTGGCGCGCGATCGCGCGGTCGCGCTGCATGGGCGAAATGAATGCAGTGATGACGATCAGTCCTGCATCTGCAAAAAGCGCGGCCACCTCGCCGATGCGGCGGATATTCTCAGCGCGATCCGCGAACGAGAATCCCAGATCGCTATTGAGTCCCGCGCGGACGTTGTCGCCGTCGAGTACGTATACCGCAGCACCCCGTCTGAAGAGCGCTCGTTCCAAGGCCATCGCGAGCGTCGATTTTCCCGCACCCGAAAGACCGGTGAGCCACACCACCGCGCCGCCATGCCCGTTGCGGCGTTCGCGTTCCGCCACCGATATCAAGTGGTCGGCGTGAAAAATGTTCGCCGGCATGTTGCCGGTCATCACGCCGACCACGATGCCGCCCGCCACGACATCGCGGCCGCGCAAGATGACCATGCGCGCGGAAGCCGGCATCGCCTGCTGTTCGTCGAGCGGAAGCAGCGCGGGCGAACGCAGGCGCAGCTGCACCACCGCATAGCGTGGAATCTGATCGGACGAAAGCTGCTGAAGCGTGGCCGAGTCCATGACGCCGTCTACGGCGGCGATCACCGCGCGCGCCGTCGTCGGCCCGAACTGCACCGTGACTTGCTCGCCAACCTTCGGCGGCGATTCATCGAGCCAGAAACACACCGCGCGAAACGCGTAGTCGAGGAACGGCGCGCGATCGACGTGACTCACGACGTCGCCGCGATTGACGAACACGGGCTCGTTGAACGTAACGCCGATCGATTCTCCGGCTACGGCCGGCTGGTTATCCGGCGCATTCCAGCGCTCGATAGAGCGAATCGTCGCCGTGGAATTCATCGGCGAGAGCAGCACTGTATCGCCGCGCGCAACGCTGCCGGATTCAACGCGGCCCACGGCCACGCGGCTGCCGCCGAGACGGTAGACGTCCTGCACGCGCAAACGAAGTGGCGCATCCGCGATCGCGTGCACCGGTTTGAAGTCGCCGAGCGCTTCCAGCAGCGTGGGCCCCTGATACCACGGCATGTTCTCCGAACGATTGAGCAGATTCTCGCCGTTGCGCGCTGAGATCGGAATCAGCGAATGCGGCTGCAGCTCGAGGGCGTCCAGCAACGCATGCACTTCGAGCGAGACCTCATCGAAGCGCGCACGATCGTAGCCGTTGGCATCCATCTTGTTCAGGGCGACCGTAAGCTGCGTGATGCCGAGCATTTGCAGCAACTGCGCGTGGCGCTTGGTCTGTTCGCTCACGCCTTCGACAACGTCGACCACGAGCACCGCCGCATCCGCTTCGGAGGCGCCGCTCAGCATGTTGCGCACGAACTCACGGTGCCCGGGCGCGTCGATGATCGCGTATCGCCGATCCTTCCACGTAAACCAGACGCGCGTCGTGTC from Candidatus Rubrimentiphilum sp. includes:
- a CDS encoding ABC transporter permease is translated as MNPQFQRYSDVVAVLTARNVKTRYRGSAFGVAWSLFNPLIMTLVYTAVFGHAFAAYYRGSTLYYMLAVFVGLAVNGFFATATISMLHSVVSSSGLINKVRAPFSSYPTAQLLSTCVQLVCGAVPFLVVITLVITHNVLYAVALIVPLASLVLLAAGAGYVVATLYVFFRDIPYVYDLIIFVTWVATPIFYPLAIVAPRFRTFIEWNPLTQIVETIRGLSFLNRPPTAFGLLEPLCAAIVLAAVGWIVFRRLSPRFMDYL
- a CDS encoding ABC transporter ATP-binding protein, which codes for MTGVSLARPVQNEFSHDLKRTVLALARGRYRPPGRRLVLRDVNVATVSGERVGVIGANGSGKSTLLKLIAGILTPTAGSVQTCGLLAPLVELGAGFDPELSVQDNVVLYGVLLGYPRARMAGRIEEILEFAELQQYRWAPVKTLSSGMTARLGFAIATDVDPDILLLDEVLAIGDEQFRRKCKERLDRFWHGQTTVMVVSHDLAFIEQSCDRVLCIDRGRIAFDGVPRTAIRFYLDAINLPLESPA
- a CDS encoding MaoC/PaaZ C-terminal domain-containing protein → MKVFDASDQNHFASLSGDCNPIHTDPILARRTQAGDCVVHGVHAVLWALDTLIERRLVKEPIAALDVRFQKFLYAGAGVEINVRPSADASLRIELISEDIITTTIDVLYGEPAGETRAVRNFAPVSCTSPQELDLENIVGASGRLANDGSDRVAAEFPHVSRAIGPQRAAAITRLSMLVGMVCPGLNSIFSSFSIRMTSDAPESDLTFEVFGVDERFRMAEIAVAGAGIAGTVVAFVRRPPVQQPSLEELRPLVGGDEFAGTTALIVGGSRGLGALTGKLIAAGGGRIALTYATGESDALAIAQEIGTESSRVLPYDARKDAQAQIARLEWKVDQIYYFATTPIFRQKTRSYSPARFSEFCEIYIDGFADLCSALRANGNTPLRAFYPSSIAVKTRPRDLTEYAMAKAGGEILCADMNRFVRDLRVLVRRLPRLLTDQTATVMPSETADAVETMLPIVREMHGPF
- the cysC gene encoding adenylyl-sulfate kinase — its product is MTNTLKIVIGGHVDHGKSTLIGRLLHDTGSLPPGKAAELEALSSKRGVPLEWSFVLDALQTERDQAITIDTTRVWFTWKDRRYAIIDAPGHREFVRNMLSGASEADAAVLVVDVVEGVSEQTKRHAQLLQMLGITQLTVALNKMDANGYDRARFDEVSLEVHALLDALELQPHSLIPISARNGENLLNRSENMPWYQGPTLLEALGDFKPVHAIADAPLRLRVQDVYRLGGSRVAVGRVESGSVARGDTVLLSPMNSTATIRSIERWNAPDNQPAVAGESIGVTFNEPVFVNRGDVVSHVDRAPFLDYAFRAVCFWLDESPPKVGEQVTVQFGPTTARAVIAAVDGVMDSATLQQLSSDQIPRYAVVQLRLRSPALLPLDEQQAMPASARMVILRGRDVVAGGIVVGVMTGNMPANIFHADHLISVAERERRNGHGGAVVWLTGLSGAGKSTLAMALERALFRRGAAVYVLDGDNVRAGLNSDLGFSFADRAENIRRIGEVAALFADAGLIVITAFISPMQRDRAIARQAAGDRFHEIFLRADLLTCEARDTKGLYRRARAGEISDFTGISAPYEAPESPELTIDTGTTTIERCVEELFEYVVAATGLETRARVP